The Mycobacteriales bacterium genome includes a region encoding these proteins:
- a CDS encoding YbaK/EbsC family protein, with amino-acid sequence MTEERALAALDAAGLAYRVVRHGPVRSLAEAAAARGVTPAQVVKTLVVRRADDDHLFVLVPGDRTISWPKLRELLGVSRLSLPDAATARDATGYERGTITPFGSLRPWPVVADTRVAGEVTLGAGAHGVAVALDAAPALAALNATVADVSDPEPA; translated from the coding sequence GTGACCGAGGAACGCGCCCTCGCCGCCCTCGACGCGGCCGGCCTCGCCTACCGCGTCGTCCGCCACGGCCCGGTCCGCAGCCTCGCCGAGGCCGCCGCCGCGCGCGGCGTGACGCCCGCCCAGGTCGTGAAGACCCTCGTCGTCCGCCGCGCCGACGACGACCACCTGTTCGTCCTCGTGCCCGGCGACCGCACCATCTCCTGGCCGAAGCTGCGCGAGCTGCTCGGCGTCTCCCGCCTCTCGCTCCCCGACGCCGCCACCGCCCGCGACGCCACCGGCTACGAGCGTGGCACGATCACGCCGTTCGGGTCGCTGCGCCCCTGGCCGGTCGTCGCCGACACCCGCGTCGCCGGCGAGGTCACGCTCGGCGCCGGCGCCCACGGCGTCGCCGTCGCCCTCGACGCCGCCCCCGCCCTCGCCGCGCTCAACGCCACCGTCGCCGACGTCTCGGACCCCGAGCCCGCCTGA